In Lotus japonicus ecotype B-129 chromosome 5, LjGifu_v1.2, one genomic interval encodes:
- the LOC130718569 gene encoding uncharacterized protein LOC130718569 isoform X1, protein MEDDAAASNKCDSSSCCPICLGPFLQLSYLDKCFHEFCFNCILRWSKVAAGKHHSPPSSVKCPLCKTENVSIIYGVDGSCFQRHYLNTDVEDSFVLSRAHRYRLQCYYTEQGFLDDLFNISQYWKSSKYYHPNCWLESWLRREIQALIQEEDVDIIVHHILGVVKSFSTRREQRHINDPEKKQEEFKMSVSEAARPFLAARTERFVYEIQLFLASGLNIEAYDAVYIQRLGWSSPGVNTEVDQSELIDRTTVIPYLYIFDYDSDGNE, encoded by the exons ATGGAAGATGATGCAGCAGCAAGCAACAAATGCGATTCCAGTAGCTGTTGCCCAATCTGCTTGGGACCATTTCTTCAACTTTCCTACCTCGACAAATGTTTTC ATGAGTTTTGCTTCAATTGCATTTTGCGTTGGTCCAAGGTGGCTGCTGGAAAGCACCATTCTCCACCTTCTTCTGTAAAATGCCCTCTTTGTAAG ACAGAAAACGTTTCTATCATATATGGAGTTGATGGAAGTTGCTTTCAGCGTCATTATTTAAATACGGATGTTGAGGATAG TTTTGTCTTATCGAGAGCGCACAGATATAGATTGCAATGCTATTACACTGAACAAG GTTTCTTGGACGACTTATTCAATATATCGCAATACTGGAAATCTTCTAAGTACTATCATCCAAACTGCTGGCTTGAAAGTTGGTTAAGAAGGGAGATTCAAGCACTTATCCAG GAGGAGGATGTTGACATCATTGTGCACCATATCCTTGGTGTGGTTAAATCCTTTTCGACTAG GAGAGAGCAGAGACACATAAATGATCCTGAAAAGAAACAGGAGGAGTTCAAGATGTCAGTCTCTGAAGCAGCAAGGCCTTTTCTCGCAGCAAGAACAGAGAGATTTGTATATGAGATTCAACTATTTCTTGCTTCAGGGTTGAACATTGAAGCTTATGATGCAGTTTACATCCAACGATTAGGTTGGAGCTCACCTGGGGTAAACACTGAGGTTGATCAAAGTGAATTAATTGATCGCACAACTGTGATTCCTTATCTGTACATATTTGATTATGACTCTGATGGAAATGAGtag
- the LOC130718569 gene encoding uncharacterized protein LOC130718569 isoform X2, giving the protein MEDDAAASNKCDSSSCCPICLGPFLQLSYLDKCFHEFCFNCILRWSKVAAGKHHSPPSSVKCPLCFLDDLFNISQYWKSSKYYHPNCWLESWLRREIQALIQEEDVDIIVHHILGVVKSFSTRREQRHINDPEKKQEEFKMSVSEAARPFLAARTERFVYEIQLFLASGLNIEAYDAVYIQRLGWSSPGVNTEVDQSELIDRTTVIPYLYIFDYDSDGNE; this is encoded by the exons ATGGAAGATGATGCAGCAGCAAGCAACAAATGCGATTCCAGTAGCTGTTGCCCAATCTGCTTGGGACCATTTCTTCAACTTTCCTACCTCGACAAATGTTTTC ATGAGTTTTGCTTCAATTGCATTTTGCGTTGGTCCAAGGTGGCTGCTGGAAAGCACCATTCTCCACCTTCTTCTGTAAAATGCCCTCTTT GTTTCTTGGACGACTTATTCAATATATCGCAATACTGGAAATCTTCTAAGTACTATCATCCAAACTGCTGGCTTGAAAGTTGGTTAAGAAGGGAGATTCAAGCACTTATCCAG GAGGAGGATGTTGACATCATTGTGCACCATATCCTTGGTGTGGTTAAATCCTTTTCGACTAG GAGAGAGCAGAGACACATAAATGATCCTGAAAAGAAACAGGAGGAGTTCAAGATGTCAGTCTCTGAAGCAGCAAGGCCTTTTCTCGCAGCAAGAACAGAGAGATTTGTATATGAGATTCAACTATTTCTTGCTTCAGGGTTGAACATTGAAGCTTATGATGCAGTTTACATCCAACGATTAGGTTGGAGCTCACCTGGGGTAAACACTGAGGTTGATCAAAGTGAATTAATTGATCGCACAACTGTGATTCCTTATCTGTACATATTTGATTATGACTCTGATGGAAATGAGtag
- the LOC130717096 gene encoding amidase 1 isoform X1 produces the protein METASGYGAFMEKFMLPPTSSPSSPSLPLNSLTFAVKDIFDVKGYVAGFGNPDWARTHPVATSTAPTVLALLTAGATCVGKTVMDEMAYSINGENFHYGTPRNPCAADRVPGGSSSGSAVAVGALLADFALGTDTGGSVRVPASYCGIYGFRPSHGVVSTSGVIPMAQSFDTVGWFARNPTILNRVGKVLLQLPDVAPTRPTYMIIAEDCFQLSSTPYDVVTQTVIEAVTKLYGGNVLKKEILGDYVKANVPSLKHFMAKENTDQVYNIPSLAALSSAMRQLQRYEFKNNHSEWVSAVKPNIGPGISDRVSEALSSTAEDIDICQSVKKELHDALSALLGDFGVLMIPTVPGPPPKLQTNPSELDIFRARAFSLLSIAGVSGFCQVSIPLGVYNNLPVSVSLVARHGADRFLLHLVESLSKNTQEQEAA, from the exons ATGGAAACAGCCTCAGGCTATGGAGCATTCATGGAGAAATTCATGTTACCACcaacttcttctccttcttcaccaTCTCTTCCCCTCAATTCACTCACTTTTGCAGTCAAAGACAT ATTTGATGTGAAAGGGTATGTAGCTGGTTTTGGGAATCCTGATTGGGCAAGGACTCATCCAGTTGCTACCTCCACTGCTCCAACTGTTTTGGCTCTCCTCACTGCTGGTGCCACTTGTGTTGGTAAAACTGTCATGGATGAAATGGCTTACAG TATAAACGGCGAGAATTTTCATTATGGTACGCCTAGAAATCCTTGTGCAGCGGATCGTGTTCCTGGAGGATCTTCTAGTGGCTCTGCTGTTGCTGTTGGTGCATTGCTTGCTGATTTCGCATTAG GAACTGATACTGGAGGAAGTGTAAGAGTGCCTGCATCATATTGTGGGATTTATGGTTTTCGTCCTTCTCATGGTGTTGTCTCAACATCAGGGGTTATTCCAATGGCACAGAGTTTTGATACTGTGG GTTGGTTTGCTAGGAATCCAACTATTTTGAACAGAGTTGGGAAGGTACTTCTACAATTGCCGGACGTAGCACCTACTAGACCTACCTACATGATCATCGCAGAGGACTGTTTCCAGCTTTCAAGCACTCCATATGATGTAGTTACACAAACTGTTATTGAAGCAGTTACGAAGTTATATGGTG GTAATGTATTAAAGAAAGAAATCCTTGGCGACTATGTGAAGGCCAACGTTCCAAGTTTAAAGCATTTCATGGCCAAAGAGAATACAGACCAAGTATATAACATTCCATCACTAGCTGCACTCTCAAGTGCCATGCGGCAGCTTCAGAG GTATGAATTCAAGAATAATCATAGCGAATGGGTTAGTGCAGTGAAACCTAATATAGGTCCTGGAATTTCAGACCGTGTCTCGGAAGCCCTAAGTTCAACCGCGGAAGACATTGATATTTGTCAATCTGTAAAAAAAGAGCTGCATGATGCTCTTAGTGCTCTTCTTGGg GACTTTGGTGTTCTCATGATCCCCACAGTTCCAGGTCCTCCACCAAAACTACAAACAAATCCATCTGAATTAGATATTTTTCGTGCAAGGGCTTTCAGCCTGCTATCCATTGCTGGAGTATCTGGATTTTGCCAG GTAAGCATACCGCTCGGGGTGTATAACAATCTTCCTGTATCAGTTTCCCTGGTGGCCAGACATGGTGCAGATAGATTTTTGCTTCACCTTGTTGAGAGTCTTTCTAAAAATACTCAAGAACAGGAAGCAGCCTAG
- the LOC130717096 gene encoding amidase 1 isoform X2 — METASGYGAFMEKFIFDVKGYVAGFGNPDWARTHPVATSTAPTVLALLTAGATCVGKTVMDEMAYSINGENFHYGTPRNPCAADRVPGGSSSGSAVAVGALLADFALGTDTGGSVRVPASYCGIYGFRPSHGVVSTSGVIPMAQSFDTVGWFARNPTILNRVGKVLLQLPDVAPTRPTYMIIAEDCFQLSSTPYDVVTQTVIEAVTKLYGGNVLKKEILGDYVKANVPSLKHFMAKENTDQVYNIPSLAALSSAMRQLQRYEFKNNHSEWVSAVKPNIGPGISDRVSEALSSTAEDIDICQSVKKELHDALSALLGDFGVLMIPTVPGPPPKLQTNPSELDIFRARAFSLLSIAGVSGFCQVSIPLGVYNNLPVSVSLVARHGADRFLLHLVESLSKNTQEQEAA; from the exons ATGGAAACAGCCTCAGGCTATGGAGCATTCATGGAGAAATTCAT ATTTGATGTGAAAGGGTATGTAGCTGGTTTTGGGAATCCTGATTGGGCAAGGACTCATCCAGTTGCTACCTCCACTGCTCCAACTGTTTTGGCTCTCCTCACTGCTGGTGCCACTTGTGTTGGTAAAACTGTCATGGATGAAATGGCTTACAG TATAAACGGCGAGAATTTTCATTATGGTACGCCTAGAAATCCTTGTGCAGCGGATCGTGTTCCTGGAGGATCTTCTAGTGGCTCTGCTGTTGCTGTTGGTGCATTGCTTGCTGATTTCGCATTAG GAACTGATACTGGAGGAAGTGTAAGAGTGCCTGCATCATATTGTGGGATTTATGGTTTTCGTCCTTCTCATGGTGTTGTCTCAACATCAGGGGTTATTCCAATGGCACAGAGTTTTGATACTGTGG GTTGGTTTGCTAGGAATCCAACTATTTTGAACAGAGTTGGGAAGGTACTTCTACAATTGCCGGACGTAGCACCTACTAGACCTACCTACATGATCATCGCAGAGGACTGTTTCCAGCTTTCAAGCACTCCATATGATGTAGTTACACAAACTGTTATTGAAGCAGTTACGAAGTTATATGGTG GTAATGTATTAAAGAAAGAAATCCTTGGCGACTATGTGAAGGCCAACGTTCCAAGTTTAAAGCATTTCATGGCCAAAGAGAATACAGACCAAGTATATAACATTCCATCACTAGCTGCACTCTCAAGTGCCATGCGGCAGCTTCAGAG GTATGAATTCAAGAATAATCATAGCGAATGGGTTAGTGCAGTGAAACCTAATATAGGTCCTGGAATTTCAGACCGTGTCTCGGAAGCCCTAAGTTCAACCGCGGAAGACATTGATATTTGTCAATCTGTAAAAAAAGAGCTGCATGATGCTCTTAGTGCTCTTCTTGGg GACTTTGGTGTTCTCATGATCCCCACAGTTCCAGGTCCTCCACCAAAACTACAAACAAATCCATCTGAATTAGATATTTTTCGTGCAAGGGCTTTCAGCCTGCTATCCATTGCTGGAGTATCTGGATTTTGCCAG GTAAGCATACCGCTCGGGGTGTATAACAATCTTCCTGTATCAGTTTCCCTGGTGGCCAGACATGGTGCAGATAGATTTTTGCTTCACCTTGTTGAGAGTCTTTCTAAAAATACTCAAGAACAGGAAGCAGCCTAG
- the LOC130717098 gene encoding NADPH-dependent aldehyde reductase 1, chloroplastic-like isoform X2: protein MASGEQKFPPQKQDAQPGKEHVMDPVPQFTNPDYKPSNKLQGKIAVITGGDSGIGRAVCNLFALEGATVAFTYVKGSEDKDARDTLEMIKKAKTAGAKDPLAIPADLGFDENCKKVVDEVVKAYGQIDILINNAAEQYECASVEEIDEKRLERVFRTNIFSYFFMTRHALKHMKEGSSIINTTSVNAYKGNAKLLDYTSTKGAIVAFTRGLSLQLVSKGIRVNGVAPGPIWTPLIPASFKEEETSQFGGQVPMKRAGQPIEVAPSYVFLACNACSSYISGQVLHPNGGNVVNA, encoded by the exons ATGGCTTCTGGTGAACAGAAATTCCCCCCACAAAAACAAGATGCACAGCCTGGGAAGGAACATGTTATGGATCCAGTACCCCAGTTCACTAACCCTGACTACAAACCATCAAATAAACTTCAA GGGAAGATAGCAGTGATCACAGGGGGTGACTCTGGGATTGGAAGAGCTGTGTGCAACTTGTTTGCCTTAGAAGGTGCTACTGTGGCCTTCACATATGTGAAGGGGAGTGAGGACAAGGACGCGAGGGACACACTTGAAATGATCAAGAAGGCCAAAACTGCGGGTGCTAAAGATCCACTGGCCATTCCAGCTGACTTGGGTTTTGATGAGAACTGCAAGAAAGTGGTGGATGAAGTTGTGAAAGCCTATGGCCAAATTGACATTCTGATCAACAATGCAGCAGAGCAATATGAGTGTgcatcagtggaagagattgaTGAGAAAAGGCTTGAGAGGGTGTTCAGAACAAATATCTTCTCCTATTTCTTCATGACAAG GCATGCCTTGAAGCACATGAAGGAAGGAAGCAGCATTATCAACACCACATCAGTGAATGCATACAAGGGAAATGCAAAACTACTGGACTACACATCCACCAAGGGTGCAATTGTGGCATTTACAAGAGGTCTCTCCCTTCAGCTGGTGAGTAAGGGAATAAGGGTTAATGGTGTGGCGCCTGGACCTATCTGGACTCCATTAATACCAGCATCTTTCAAGGAGGAAGAAACTTCTCAATTTGGTGGGCAGGTGCCGATGAAGAGAGCTGGCCAGCCTATTGAGGTTGCTCCATCCTATGTGTTTCTTGCCTGCAACGCATGCTCTTCTTACATATCTGGACAAGTCCTACACCCTAATG GTGGAAACGTCGTGAATGCTTGA
- the LOC130717098 gene encoding NADPH-dependent aldehyde reductase 1, chloroplastic-like isoform X1 — translation MASGEQKFPPQKQDAQPGKEHVMDPVPQFTNPDYKPSNKLQGKIAVITGGDSGIGRAVCNLFALEGATVAFTYVKGSEDKDARDTLEMIKKAKTAGAKDPLAIPADLGFDENCKKVVDEVVKAYGQIDILINNAAEQYECASVEEIDEKRLERVFRTNIFSYFFMTRHALKHMKEGSSIINTTSVNAYKGNAKLLDYTSTKGAIVAFTRGLSLQLVSKGIRVNGVAPGPIWTPLIPASFKEEETSQFGGQVPMKRAGQPIEVAPSYVFLACNACSSYISGQVLHPNGKNQMLLHQNHDVHIDCVSLLTW, via the exons ATGGCTTCTGGTGAACAGAAATTCCCCCCACAAAAACAAGATGCACAGCCTGGGAAGGAACATGTTATGGATCCAGTACCCCAGTTCACTAACCCTGACTACAAACCATCAAATAAACTTCAA GGGAAGATAGCAGTGATCACAGGGGGTGACTCTGGGATTGGAAGAGCTGTGTGCAACTTGTTTGCCTTAGAAGGTGCTACTGTGGCCTTCACATATGTGAAGGGGAGTGAGGACAAGGACGCGAGGGACACACTTGAAATGATCAAGAAGGCCAAAACTGCGGGTGCTAAAGATCCACTGGCCATTCCAGCTGACTTGGGTTTTGATGAGAACTGCAAGAAAGTGGTGGATGAAGTTGTGAAAGCCTATGGCCAAATTGACATTCTGATCAACAATGCAGCAGAGCAATATGAGTGTgcatcagtggaagagattgaTGAGAAAAGGCTTGAGAGGGTGTTCAGAACAAATATCTTCTCCTATTTCTTCATGACAAG GCATGCCTTGAAGCACATGAAGGAAGGAAGCAGCATTATCAACACCACATCAGTGAATGCATACAAGGGAAATGCAAAACTACTGGACTACACATCCACCAAGGGTGCAATTGTGGCATTTACAAGAGGTCTCTCCCTTCAGCTGGTGAGTAAGGGAATAAGGGTTAATGGTGTGGCGCCTGGACCTATCTGGACTCCATTAATACCAGCATCTTTCAAGGAGGAAGAAACTTCTCAATTTGGTGGGCAGGTGCCGATGAAGAGAGCTGGCCAGCCTATTGAGGTTGCTCCATCCTATGTGTTTCTTGCCTGCAACGCATGCTCTTCTTACATATCTGGACAAGTCCTACACCCTAATGGTAAGAATCAAATGCTTCTGCACCAGAATCATGATGTGCACATTGACTGTGTCAGTTTACTAACATGGTAA
- the LOC130717099 gene encoding uncharacterized GPI-anchored protein At5g19250-like codes for MASFKLGLYLLVAVFSLHLLPSPVMCGEEEKTLLHDINTYRKIFNLPVLEKRSKLSCLAEKIADDLDDLEDEKCENFYPAPGSYSKLPNFEKSVSKCKINLNTTSGGVVMPVCVPKLDPDYLFSNYTKSSRFNKYLNNSRYTIAGVGSEDNWMVLIISTDTASGDFSSATSLLSEAWTSHCMLLAFFSVLVVLLS; via the exons ATGGCTTCCTTCAAACTAGGTCTCTACCTTCTTGTGGCTGTCTTTTCCCTCCACCTGCTTCCAAGTCCAGTCATGTGTGGAG AAGAGGAGAAGACTCTGCTCCATGACATCAACACATACAGAAAAATCTTCAACCTCCCTGTCCTGGAGAAACGCAGCAAGCTCTCTTGCTTAGCTGAAAAGATTGCAGACGACCTAGATGATCTTGAAGATGAGAAATGTGAAAACTTCTACCCTGCACCTGGAAGCTACTCTAAGCTCCCCAACTTCGAGAAGAGTGTTTCAAAATGTAAGATTAATCTCAACACCACAAGTGGTGGTGTTGTTATGCCTGTTTGTGTGCCCAAATTGGACCCAGATTATCTGTTTTCCAACTACACCAAATCGAGTCGGTTCAACAAGTATCTGAACAATTCAAGGTATACAATAGCaggggttggttctgaagataATTGGATGGTTCTTATTATCAGTACTGATACAGCTTCTGGAGATTTCTCCTCTGCAACTTCTCTGCTTTCTGAAGCTTGGACGAGCCACTGCATGCTATTGGCCTTCTTCAGTGTGCTTGTTGTTCTCCTAAGCTAA